Proteins from a single region of Lentimicrobium saccharophilum:
- a CDS encoding DUF4332 domain-containing protein: protein MASIKDIEGIGPVFQEKLAKAGITTVEGLLKEGASKKGRAAIAAGSDIDEGKILDWVNMADLFRIKGIASQFAELLKASGVDTVKELRNRNAENLHAKLEEVNAAKNLTRVVPSLDKIADFIEQAKNLEPVVTH, encoded by the coding sequence ATGGCATCAATTAAAGACATCGAAGGCATTGGCCCGGTTTTTCAGGAAAAACTTGCGAAGGCAGGAATAACAACCGTTGAGGGTCTCCTGAAAGAGGGAGCTTCCAAAAAAGGCCGTGCTGCGATTGCAGCAGGCAGCGACATTGACGAAGGAAAAATTCTGGATTGGGTAAACATGGCTGATCTGTTCAGGATCAAAGGCATAGCCAGTCAGTTTGCCGAACTTCTGAAAGCTTCCGGAGTTGATACAGTCAAAGAGCTCAGAAACCGCAATGCCGAAAACCTGCATGCGAAACTTGAGGAGGTAAATGCCGCCAAAAACCTCACCAGGGTTGTTCCTTCGCTTGATAAAATCGCCGATTTCATTGAGCAGGCCAAAAACCTGGAACCTGTTGTAACTCACTAA
- a CDS encoding TetR/AcrR family transcriptional regulator — MVSNKELQEKRMRGYFIDAAKETLKGEGLKAVNVRTVAERAGYSFATMYNYFKDLNELIFICVKDFMSECEAFADEQSDQQTPGSVRLRVRIRAMIQYFTQYPGIFELFYLERMNDIGARQPTAEMIYLFTDRIIQNDIEQMISSGEISAQDAEMLKISLRNGVAGMLVFYNNRLQPVDYRKFMETTENQLDFLIQRIYPGNFKKK; from the coding sequence ATGGTCAGCAACAAAGAGCTTCAGGAAAAAAGAATGCGCGGATACTTTATTGACGCTGCAAAGGAGACGCTGAAAGGAGAAGGGTTAAAGGCGGTGAATGTCAGGACTGTCGCCGAAAGGGCAGGCTATTCGTTTGCCACGATGTACAACTACTTTAAAGATCTGAATGAACTGATCTTTATCTGTGTCAAAGACTTTATGTCGGAATGCGAAGCATTTGCAGACGAGCAGTCGGATCAGCAAACACCCGGGTCAGTGCGCCTACGGGTAAGAATAAGGGCGATGATACAATACTTTACGCAATATCCCGGAATTTTTGAGCTATTCTACCTTGAACGCATGAACGATATCGGGGCCCGGCAACCCACGGCGGAGATGATCTACCTGTTTACTGACAGGATTATTCAGAATGACATTGAACAAATGATCAGCAGTGGGGAAATATCAGCGCAGGATGCGGAAATGCTCAAAATCAGCCTGAGAAACGGAGTCGCCGGGATGCTGGTTTTCTACAACAATCGTCTGCAACCAGTAGACTACAGGAAATTTATGGAAACTACTGAAAACCAGCTCGATTTTCTGATTCAAAGAATATATCCCGGAAATTTTAAGAAGAAATAG
- a CDS encoding aminotransferase class I/II-fold pyridoxal phosphate-dependent enzyme: protein MKFDPANQIQDLRQFGEFGDVNPSVCDSATFTFMQAKTMLDTFHGEAEGCFLYSRHWNPSNKYLADAMAAMEGTEAGWVTGSGMGAITSTILHLIKCGDHIVSSITTYGGTFAFLANYLKKFNVEVSFVDITDLAAVEAAIRPNTKLIYTETMTNPLLQISDIPALAAIANKHGIKLVVDNTFTPMIVSPARLGAHVVVYSLTKFVNGKNDCVAGAICGTNEFINSMIDVNDGTAMLLGPVLDPFRSSSILKNIHTLHIRMKQHSYNAAFLAEKFTAAGIRTIYPGLPGHPGHNLLKSMMNPQFGFGGMIAIDMETADRAAELMEDMELNDVGYLAVSLGYFKTLFSNSGKSTSSEVPEDIQRKMGLSEGLVRYSVGLDNDIERTWERIEASLKKVGFIR from the coding sequence ATGAAATTCGATCCTGCCAACCAGATTCAGGACCTCCGTCAGTTCGGAGAGTTCGGCGATGTTAATCCTTCGGTCTGCGATTCAGCCACTTTTACCTTTATGCAGGCCAAAACCATGTTAGACACCTTCCACGGAGAGGCAGAAGGCTGTTTTCTTTATTCCCGTCACTGGAATCCCAGCAACAAGTATCTGGCCGATGCCATGGCTGCCATGGAAGGTACCGAAGCCGGCTGGGTAACCGGCAGCGGGATGGGGGCCATCACTTCAACGATTCTTCATCTGATCAAATGCGGCGATCACATCGTTTCGAGCATTACCACCTATGGCGGAACATTTGCCTTTCTGGCAAACTATCTGAAAAAATTCAACGTGGAAGTTTCCTTTGTGGATATTACAGACCTTGCTGCTGTGGAGGCTGCAATCCGCCCCAACACAAAGCTGATCTACACGGAAACCATGACCAATCCGCTATTGCAGATTTCTGATATCCCGGCCCTGGCTGCCATAGCCAATAAGCATGGAATCAAGCTGGTGGTCGACAATACCTTTACCCCGATGATTGTCAGCCCGGCCAGGTTGGGCGCCCACGTCGTGGTTTACAGCCTTACCAAGTTTGTGAACGGGAAGAATGACTGTGTTGCCGGAGCCATCTGCGGTACCAATGAGTTCATCAATTCAATGATTGATGTAAACGACGGAACAGCTATGCTCCTTGGGCCGGTACTCGATCCTTTCCGCTCTTCATCCATTCTGAAGAATATCCACACCCTGCATATCCGCATGAAACAGCATAGCTACAATGCGGCTTTTCTTGCCGAAAAATTCACTGCAGCCGGCATCCGGACGATATATCCGGGACTTCCCGGTCATCCCGGACACAACCTGCTGAAATCCATGATGAATCCCCAGTTCGGTTTTGGCGGGATGATTGCGATTGATATGGAAACGGCTGACAGGGCTGCCGAACTGATGGAAGATATGGAGCTGAACGATGTAGGTTACCTGGCCGTTAGTCTTGGCTATTTTAAAACCCTTTTCAGCAATTCGGGGAAAAGCACTTCAAGTGAAGTGCCGGAGGATATTCAGCGCAAGATGGGGCTTAGTGAAGGACTGGTGCGTTACAGCGTAGGTCTCGACAACGATATTGAACGGACATGGGAAAGAATTGAGGCAAGCCTCAAAAAGGTTGGGTTCATCCGGTAG
- a CDS encoding Lrp/AsnC family transcriptional regulator, with the protein MDHYFHIDNLDRKIINLLNTNARMPFVEVARRCKVSGAAIHQRVAKMEEAGVIAGSSLRLNPKGAGYQTCAFIGIQVNLTTTSTHDEVFKKIQKIPEIVECHHISGKYSLLVKLFTRNNEHLKQVIVEQIQSIPEITFTETFISLETGFERELGI; encoded by the coding sequence ATGGACCATTACTTTCATATTGACAATCTAGACCGTAAAATCATCAATCTGCTGAACACCAATGCACGCATGCCTTTTGTTGAAGTAGCCAGGCGGTGCAAGGTTTCCGGAGCGGCCATCCATCAGCGTGTAGCCAAAATGGAGGAGGCCGGGGTGATTGCCGGCTCATCACTCCGGTTGAACCCGAAGGGGGCTGGTTATCAGACCTGCGCTTTTATCGGAATTCAGGTAAACCTGACCACCACCTCCACCCATGATGAGGTATTTAAAAAAATCCAGAAAATTCCCGAAATCGTCGAGTGTCATCATATCTCAGGGAAGTATTCGCTGCTGGTCAAGCTTTTCACCCGTAACAACGAGCACCTGAAGCAGGTAATCGTGGAACAGATCCAGTCCATACCTGAAATCACCTTTACGGAAACTTTTATTTCGCTTGAAACAGGTTTTGAGCGGGAGCTCGGGATTTAA
- a CDS encoding serine hydrolase — protein MRTRFFTSVVFLILMIGLFSNSMMAQNTEAVMDQIIENVYKPGEPGATVLVAKNGKVVYRKAFGMANLELSVPMKPEMVFEIGSITKQFTAVSILMLMEQGKLSLNDDITKFIPDYPTQGHNITIHHLLTHTSGIKSYTGMQEWQPLWRKDMSPAEMIDVFKNQPMDFAPGEKFLYNNSAYFLLGYIIEKASGLTYEQFLEDNIFKPLQMNNSYYGSQKKIIPNRAAGYQHQDGFTNAEYLSLTQPYSAGSIMSNVDDMLKWQNAIRGNKLVKASTIQLAFKGYSTNDNKPFHYGYGWGLNEINGSPTLEHGGGIFGYTTNGIWLPREDVYVIMLTNRDDLAPEGISTRLAAVAIGKPFPVIADGIELKPETAADLTGWYAFEDGSFRNIIYEDGVLYSQRKGSSRFRLIPLSESRFAFENSLSMLEFAKNENGIHSVVFKNRINEIRGGKTDKIPEEKKEITLSPEQMQPFTGEYEIQPGFSLVVTLENGHLMTQATGQAKFEIYPESEVKFFLKVVDAQIEFQRNKDGVVDSLILFQNGAEIRAIKK, from the coding sequence ATGAGAACCCGATTTTTTACCAGCGTCGTTTTTCTGATTTTAATGATTGGCTTATTCAGCAACAGTATGATGGCTCAGAATACAGAAGCGGTCATGGATCAGATTATTGAAAATGTTTATAAACCCGGAGAGCCCGGGGCAACCGTACTGGTGGCAAAGAACGGTAAGGTAGTTTACCGCAAAGCGTTCGGCATGGCCAACCTTGAACTTAGTGTTCCTATGAAACCTGAAATGGTTTTTGAGATAGGATCTATTACCAAGCAGTTTACGGCCGTTTCAATCCTGATGCTGATGGAACAGGGAAAGCTGAGCCTGAATGACGACATTACAAAGTTTATCCCGGATTATCCCACTCAGGGACACAATATTACCATTCATCACCTGCTGACACATACATCCGGTATAAAAAGCTATACCGGCATGCAGGAGTGGCAGCCGCTGTGGCGTAAGGATATGAGTCCGGCCGAAATGATAGATGTTTTTAAAAACCAACCCATGGATTTCGCGCCGGGAGAAAAATTTCTCTACAATAATTCAGCCTATTTTTTGCTGGGGTACATCATTGAAAAAGCTTCCGGACTTACCTATGAACAGTTTCTGGAGGATAATATTTTCAAGCCATTGCAGATGAATAATTCCTATTATGGCAGCCAAAAAAAGATCATTCCAAACCGGGCCGCCGGTTATCAGCATCAGGACGGATTCACCAATGCGGAATACCTGAGCCTCACACAGCCATATTCGGCAGGCTCCATCATGTCCAACGTGGATGATATGCTCAAATGGCAGAATGCCATCAGGGGCAACAAGCTGGTAAAGGCAAGTACCATTCAACTGGCTTTCAAAGGATACTCAACCAATGACAATAAGCCTTTTCATTATGGTTACGGCTGGGGGTTGAATGAAATCAACGGTTCACCCACCCTGGAGCATGGCGGAGGAATTTTTGGTTATACCACAAATGGAATCTGGCTTCCCCGGGAAGATGTATATGTTATTATGCTTACCAACAGGGACGATTTGGCACCGGAAGGTATTTCGACAAGGCTTGCCGCCGTGGCCATCGGGAAGCCGTTTCCCGTAATAGCCGACGGTATTGAGCTGAAGCCGGAGACTGCAGCTGACCTGACGGGTTGGTATGCATTTGAGGATGGCTCATTCCGCAATATTATTTACGAAGACGGTGTGCTCTACAGCCAGCGAAAGGGCTCTTCACGTTTCAGGTTGATCCCGCTGTCAGAATCCAGGTTCGCATTCGAAAATTCCCTGTCGATGCTGGAATTTGCTAAAAACGAAAACGGGATTCATTCGGTTGTCTTTAAAAACAGGATCAATGAAATCAGGGGCGGGAAAACCGATAAAATACCTGAAGAGAAAAAGGAGATTACGCTCAGCCCCGAACAAATGCAGCCTTTTACTGGCGAATATGAAATACAGCCGGGCTTCAGCCTGGTGGTGACACTTGAAAACGGTCACCTGATGACCCAGGCAACCGGACAGGCAAAATTTGAAATTTACCCTGAATCGGAAGTGAAGTTCTTTCTGAAGGTGGTTGACGCGCAGATTGAGTTTCAGCGGAACAAAGACGGCGTGGTGGATTCGCTGATCCTTTTTCAGAACGGGGCTGAGATCAGGGCTATAAAGAAATAA
- the lpdA gene encoding dihydrolipoyl dehydrogenase has protein sequence MNYDVIVIGSGPGGYVAAIRASQLGMKVAVVERAELGGICLNWGCIPTKALLKSAQVYGYLSHAADYGVSVSGDIKADFEAMVKRSRGVAEGMSKGIQFLFKKNKIDHIAGTGKLKSGKVVEVTDAGGKKTDYQANHVILATGARSRELPNLKQDGKKIIGYREAMTLDKQPKSMVVVGSGAIGSEFAYFYHTIGTQVTLVEFMPNVVPVEDEEVSKQLERSFKKSGMKVMTSSTVESVDTSGELCKVTVKTKKGEEIIEAEIVLSAVGISTNLEGLGLEETGVAIDKGKVVVDDFYKTSVDGVYAIGDIVHGPALAHVASHEGILCVEKIAGKHVEPLDYGNIPGCTYTQPEIASVGMTEKAAREAGYEIKVGKFPYSASGKASAAGSKEGFVKVIFDAKYGEWLGAHMIGDNVTEMIAEVVVARKLETTGEEIIKAVHPHPTMSEAVMEAVAAAYDEVIHI, from the coding sequence ATGAATTATGATGTAATAGTAATCGGTTCAGGCCCCGGCGGTTACGTTGCCGCCATAAGGGCATCACAATTGGGTATGAAAGTTGCCGTTGTTGAACGCGCGGAACTTGGCGGAATCTGCCTTAACTGGGGATGTATCCCTACCAAGGCCCTGCTAAAGAGCGCCCAGGTTTACGGATACCTCTCCCATGCTGCCGATTACGGCGTTTCGGTGAGCGGCGATATCAAGGCAGATTTTGAGGCAATGGTAAAACGCAGCCGGGGTGTGGCCGAAGGGATGAGTAAAGGCATTCAGTTCCTATTCAAGAAAAATAAAATAGATCATATTGCCGGCACCGGGAAACTAAAATCCGGCAAAGTGGTGGAAGTAACAGATGCCGGAGGCAAAAAGACGGATTATCAGGCTAATCACGTCATCCTGGCTACCGGAGCCCGTTCGCGGGAACTGCCCAACTTAAAGCAGGACGGTAAGAAAATCATTGGCTACCGGGAAGCGATGACGCTTGACAAACAGCCGAAGAGCATGGTCGTTGTCGGCTCGGGCGCCATTGGTTCGGAATTTGCCTACTTTTATCATACCATCGGCACCCAGGTGACCCTGGTTGAATTCATGCCCAATGTGGTTCCCGTCGAAGATGAAGAGGTTTCAAAACAACTGGAGCGCAGTTTTAAAAAGTCCGGTATGAAGGTGATGACTTCCTCCACGGTTGAATCGGTTGACACTTCCGGTGAACTCTGTAAAGTTACCGTTAAAACGAAAAAAGGGGAGGAAATCATCGAAGCGGAAATAGTGCTTTCGGCGGTTGGTATTTCCACGAACCTTGAAGGACTCGGGCTTGAAGAAACCGGTGTTGCCATTGACAAGGGCAAGGTTGTAGTTGACGATTTCTACAAAACCAGTGTTGACGGGGTATATGCCATTGGTGACATTGTTCATGGCCCTGCCCTGGCGCATGTCGCCTCGCATGAAGGCATTCTCTGTGTGGAGAAAATTGCCGGAAAGCATGTTGAACCACTCGATTATGGCAACATCCCGGGATGTACCTATACCCAGCCCGAAATTGCTTCGGTGGGCATGACCGAGAAAGCAGCCCGGGAAGCAGGATATGAGATCAAGGTCGGGAAATTCCCCTATTCCGCTTCGGGTAAAGCCAGCGCGGCCGGATCGAAAGAGGGCTTTGTAAAGGTTATTTTCGATGCAAAATACGGTGAATGGCTTGGGGCGCACATGATCGGCGACAATGTAACCGAGATGATCGCTGAGGTGGTGGTAGCCCGCAAACTGGAAACCACCGGCGAAGAGATCATCAAAGCAGTCCACCCCCACCCTACCATGTCGGAGGCTGTGATGGAAGCGGTTGCCGCGGCTTATGATGAAGTAATCCACATTTAA
- the rfbC gene encoding dTDP-4-dehydrorhamnose 3,5-epimerase, with protein sequence MEIVKTGIPDVLIIKPRVYNDDRGYFFESYNRSDFTAAGIGADFMQDNESRSMKGVLRGLHFQKPPYAQGKLVRVVSGAVLDVAVDLRRNSPWFGKWVSVELTDQNKWMCWIPAGFAHGFISLEDNTVFIYKCTNVYNAASEGSVRWNDTDLNINWGNIIPVLSPKDQAAPLFRDLGNIF encoded by the coding sequence ATGGAAATCGTAAAAACCGGAATTCCGGATGTTCTGATCATCAAACCCAGGGTTTATAACGATGACCGCGGGTATTTCTTCGAATCCTATAACCGTAGCGATTTTACTGCCGCCGGAATCGGTGCGGATTTTATGCAGGACAATGAAAGCCGGTCGATGAAGGGGGTGCTTCGAGGGCTGCATTTTCAAAAGCCGCCCTATGCCCAGGGCAAGCTGGTCAGGGTGGTCAGCGGAGCCGTGCTTGATGTGGCCGTTGACCTGAGAAGAAACTCGCCCTGGTTCGGCAAATGGGTTTCCGTAGAACTCACGGACCAAAACAAATGGATGTGCTGGATCCCCGCCGGTTTCGCCCACGGATTTATCTCTCTGGAAGACAATACCGTATTCATTTATAAATGCACCAACGTTTATAACGCTGCCTCCGAAGGCAGTGTACGCTGGAATGATACCGACCTGAATATCAACTGGGGGAATATCATTCCGGTACTCTCGCCCAAAGATCAGGCTGCGCCGCTTTTCAGGGATCTCGGGAATATTTTCTGA
- a CDS encoding lytic transglycosylase domain-containing protein — protein sequence MTKKITITILGAIVLIAAVFVSLRFIPGGQKHDEQYKEQFSIHNRAYAVPLPEEISFAGEPVPMDLYYVREGLDRELLVNTYWHSNTILLLKRAARYFPVIEPILKANGIPDDFKYVALIESGLMNVVSPSNAAGFWQFLDKTGRQYGLEVTEQVDERYNHKKSTEAACRYLKEAYKQLNTWTLAAASYNAGQGRITREVSRQSADNFYDLYLNQETSRYIFRILALKLIYEDPTAYGFYLREKDLYPPFKTISVVVDTNITDLINFAARQKVNYRILKEFNPWLRTDQLKVTPGKSYVFDLPEDGYTRYSWLQKGLQDGEEIFGRKADIWPDKSSSGEAGE from the coding sequence ATGACTAAAAAAATAACCATCACGATCCTCGGCGCGATCGTTCTTATTGCCGCTGTATTTGTATCACTCCGTTTTATACCGGGCGGTCAAAAACACGATGAGCAATACAAAGAGCAATTCTCAATTCACAACCGGGCTTATGCGGTACCTTTACCTGAAGAAATTTCTTTTGCCGGCGAGCCTGTCCCGATGGATCTGTATTACGTACGTGAGGGGCTTGACCGCGAACTCCTGGTAAACACATACTGGCACTCAAACACCATATTATTGCTGAAACGGGCAGCGCGCTATTTCCCGGTGATTGAACCCATACTGAAAGCAAATGGCATTCCCGATGATTTCAAATATGTCGCTTTGATTGAGAGCGGGCTTATGAACGTGGTATCCCCCTCGAATGCAGCCGGTTTCTGGCAGTTTCTGGACAAGACGGGTCGCCAGTACGGGCTTGAGGTGACCGAGCAGGTGGATGAAAGATACAATCACAAAAAGTCAACCGAGGCCGCCTGCCGTTACCTGAAAGAAGCCTACAAGCAGCTGAACACCTGGACCCTAGCCGCTGCTTCCTACAACGCCGGACAGGGCAGGATAACCCGGGAAGTTTCCAGGCAATCTGCAGACAATTTTTATGACCTTTACCTCAACCAGGAGACTTCACGGTATATTTTCAGGATACTGGCGCTGAAACTGATCTATGAAGACCCGACAGCTTACGGTTTCTATCTGCGCGAGAAGGATTTGTATCCCCCATTTAAAACCATTTCAGTCGTTGTTGATACAAATATTACGGATCTCATTAACTTTGCAGCCCGGCAGAAAGTAAATTACCGCATCCTCAAGGAGTTTAACCCCTGGCTCAGAACAGACCAGCTGAAGGTAACTCCTGGCAAGAGCTATGTATTTGATTTACCCGAGGATGGATACACAAGGTATAGCTGGCTGCAGAAAGGATTGCAGGACGGAGAGGAAATTTTTGGCCGTAAGGCAGACATCTGGCCTGACAAATCCTCATCGGGAGAAGCAGGGGAATAG
- the uvrA gene encoding excinuclease ABC subunit UvrA has translation MISRDLNTDYTEIAAEETTDPRLEIFGARVHNLQNIDLSIPRNKLVVITGLSGSGKSSLAFDTIYAEGQRRYMETFSAYARQFIGNLERPDVDEITGLSPVISIEQKSTSRNPRSTVGTITEIYDFLRLLFARASDAVSPVTGLPLVKYTEQQIIELIRGDYAEKDVLLLAPLIKGRKGHYRELFEQMRRQGFLRARIDGELREISFGLQLDRYKTHDIELVVDKISLKGRSTERLQASVQTAMRHGKGSMLLIDLQDSKERYFSKKLMDPATGLSFDEPEPNSFSFNSPYGACPHCNGLGTITEIDIKKIIPDPGRNIRKGGIAPMGEAKGTWIFRQIEALGEKYGFTLDTPINEIPEAAINAILYGTDEVLRVKNEYLGVTSSYSLNFEGIVTYITNQAAESSSGAVKKWAGNFMNLRQCPECEGARLKKESLNFKINGKTIAELSSLDLTLLDEWFENEHTFPDPKKRAVAHEIVREIRTRIRFLLDVGLDYLTLNRKAGSLSGGEAQRIRLATQIGSQLVGVLYILDEPSIGLHQRDNQRLIKALQDLRDIGNSVIVVEHDKDMILSSDFIVDIGPGAGRHGGKIVATGTPEEMLQCRSITCCYLNGKKQISIPPVRRGGNGHRIVLKGATGNNLQHVNLTLPLGLFICVTGVSGSGKSTLINETLYPILSRHFYRSDKKPLPYESIKGLEHLDKVIEIDQSPIGRTPRSNPATYTGVFDEIRKLFASLPESKIRGYQAGRFSFNVKGGRCETCKGAGVRVIEMNFLPDVQVPCESCGGKRYNRETLEVRYKGKSINDVLNLTINQAVEFFENIPFILQKIRTLKEVGLGYITLGQQSTTLSGGEAQRVKLATELSKKDTGKTLYILDEPTTGLHFEDVNVLLGVLNRLVDRGNTVLVIEHNMEVIKVADHIVDLGPGGGKRGGLIVAEGTPEKIALNSKSITSQYIKEELSR, from the coding sequence ATGATCAGCAGAGATTTGAATACAGATTATACAGAAATTGCCGCAGAAGAAACCACGGATCCGAGGCTTGAGATTTTCGGGGCAAGGGTTCATAACCTGCAGAACATTGACCTGAGCATCCCGCGAAATAAGCTTGTTGTCATTACCGGTCTGAGCGGAAGCGGAAAATCGTCCCTGGCGTTTGATACCATTTATGCCGAAGGTCAGCGCAGGTATATGGAAACCTTTTCGGCATACGCCCGGCAGTTTATCGGCAATCTTGAGCGGCCTGATGTGGATGAAATTACCGGACTTAGCCCGGTTATTTCCATTGAGCAGAAATCGACTTCACGAAACCCCCGGTCTACGGTCGGAACCATCACTGAAATTTACGATTTTCTGCGGTTGCTCTTTGCCAGGGCTTCTGATGCCGTTTCTCCGGTTACCGGGCTGCCCCTGGTGAAATATACAGAACAGCAGATCATAGAGCTGATACGCGGCGATTATGCCGAAAAAGACGTTCTATTGCTGGCCCCATTGATCAAAGGCCGCAAGGGCCATTACCGAGAGCTGTTCGAACAGATGCGGAGGCAGGGGTTCCTGAGGGCGCGCATCGACGGTGAATTGCGCGAGATCAGTTTCGGGCTGCAGCTTGATCGTTACAAAACCCATGATATCGAACTGGTTGTCGACAAGATCAGTTTAAAAGGCAGATCGACCGAACGGCTTCAGGCATCCGTGCAAACGGCCATGCGTCACGGCAAAGGCAGCATGTTGTTGATCGATCTTCAGGATTCAAAGGAGCGGTATTTCAGCAAAAAACTGATGGATCCGGCTACAGGCCTTTCGTTCGATGAGCCTGAGCCCAACTCGTTTTCCTTCAACTCACCTTACGGCGCCTGTCCTCACTGCAACGGACTGGGCACAATAACCGAAATTGACATAAAGAAGATAATTCCTGACCCCGGCAGGAATATCCGTAAGGGCGGAATCGCACCCATGGGAGAGGCCAAAGGAACGTGGATATTCAGACAGATCGAGGCCCTGGGCGAAAAATACGGATTTACCCTCGACACACCCATCAATGAAATTCCTGAAGCGGCCATCAATGCCATTCTTTACGGAACGGATGAGGTACTCAGGGTAAAGAACGAGTACCTTGGTGTAACTTCTTCCTATTCGCTGAATTTTGAAGGCATCGTTACCTATATCACCAATCAGGCTGCTGAAAGCAGTTCGGGAGCGGTAAAAAAGTGGGCCGGAAACTTTATGAACCTCAGACAGTGTCCCGAATGCGAGGGCGCCAGGCTGAAGAAAGAGTCGCTGAATTTCAAAATCAACGGAAAGACCATTGCCGAGCTTTCATCCCTTGACCTTACGTTGCTTGACGAGTGGTTTGAAAATGAGCACACCTTTCCTGACCCAAAAAAGCGGGCGGTGGCCCATGAAATTGTCAGGGAAATCCGGACCCGTATTCGTTTTCTGCTCGATGTCGGCCTCGATTATCTGACTTTAAACAGGAAAGCCGGCAGCCTGTCGGGCGGTGAAGCCCAGCGTATCAGGCTGGCTACACAGATCGGCTCACAACTGGTCGGCGTTCTGTATATTCTTGACGAGCCCAGCATAGGCCTGCATCAGCGTGACAATCAGCGGTTGATCAAAGCATTGCAGGACCTGCGCGACATAGGCAATTCCGTGATTGTGGTGGAACATGACAAGGATATGATCCTCTCATCGGATTTCATCGTGGATATCGGCCCCGGCGCAGGCCGGCACGGCGGAAAGATTGTCGCGACAGGCACGCCTGAAGAGATGCTGCAATGCAGGTCCATCACCTGTTGTTACCTGAACGGGAAAAAGCAGATCAGCATTCCACCGGTCAGGCGCGGGGGCAATGGCCATCGGATTGTACTGAAAGGGGCCACAGGCAATAATCTTCAGCATGTTAACCTTACACTGCCCCTGGGCCTGTTTATCTGTGTTACCGGGGTATCCGGAAGCGGAAAATCAACGCTGATCAATGAGACGCTCTATCCCATCCTGAGCCGGCATTTCTATCGTTCCGACAAGAAACCGCTACCTTACGAAAGTATCAAAGGGCTGGAGCATCTTGACAAAGTCATTGAGATAGATCAATCGCCGATCGGAAGAACGCCCAGGTCCAATCCGGCGACCTACACGGGGGTGTTTGATGAAATCAGAAAATTGTTTGCCTCGCTTCCGGAGTCAAAGATCCGGGGATATCAGGCCGGCAGGTTTTCATTCAATGTAAAGGGTGGACGTTGCGAAACCTGCAAGGGCGCAGGGGTCAGGGTAATAGAAATGAACTTCCTCCCGGATGTTCAGGTTCCATGCGAATCATGCGGGGGCAAACGTTACAACCGCGAAACGCTGGAAGTGAGGTACAAAGGGAAATCGATCAATGACGTGTTAAACCTGACCATCAATCAGGCCGTGGAATTTTTTGAAAACATACCGTTTATTCTTCAGAAAATCAGAACGCTCAAGGAAGTCGGACTTGGTTACATCACCCTGGGACAGCAATCCACCACATTGTCCGGTGGTGAAGCGCAAAGGGTGAAACTGGCCACTGAACTTTCGAAAAAGGACACCGGAAAAACCCTCTACATCCTGGACGAGCCAACAACCGGACTGCATTTCGAAGATGTGAATGTACTGCTGGGCGTACTTAACCGTCTGGTTGACAGGGGCAATACGGTTCTGGTCATCGAACACAATATGGAAGTGATCAAAGTAGCCGATCACATTGTTGACCTGGGGCCTGGCGGAGGAAAACGCGGCGGGCTGATTGTAGCGGAAGGGACGCCTGAAAAAATCGCCCTGAATTCAAAAAGTATTACAAGTCAATATATTAAAGAGGAACTGAGTAGATAA